In Girardinichthys multiradiatus isolate DD_20200921_A chromosome 10, DD_fGirMul_XY1, whole genome shotgun sequence, the sequence GTCAGAAccttcagttttggtctcattaaACTGTACGTCCTCCTACTAAACTTTAAGAGTTACCAAGGGCATCTTGGTGTCTCTAGCTAATTTTCTACTGGTTTATCTCACCAGTTAAGGTGGACAGGCTTGATAGGTCTGCAATTGTTGGATTATAATGAATTGATTAGTGCTCATTGAGATCTTTAAGCATtggagatattgttttataacatacACTAGCTTTAAAATACTCCACATCtttcttcctgacctgtctgctgtgttgcttggtcttcattatgctgtttgttatttgttgttctttgacaaatctctgaggccttcccAGAACAGatgcatttatactgaaataGGTAGACTCTGCTTGCTAATTAGATGACTTTGGACACTGGTGACACTGAATTCTATTTAGTGGTATCTGAGTAAAGGGGTTGGAATACATAATCACGTCAGACTTGTCAGCCATGAATTGTGTTTTATAGTCCTAATCATGTAAGTCTTTTTCTTGTGGCAGAACATATTTTAGTTACTTTGACTAAAACTTAAGACCACATCAGAATTTAACCTTTATGTTAAACTGAAGACTGCAAAGACATTCCAGGGGGTCTTCTCTTTTACAGGCATACACTTTCACCTTCAGCCTTTGCAGGAATATGCGTGCATCTTTTCCAGTATTACAGTTTAGCCCGCATTATAAAATTATGCCTTTAGATGTTCAGTGtggcaaaacaataataatgttATATAAAATAAGCATGGTAAAAAAAACTCAATAGTCAGCATATTGTGCAAACAGATATTTATTAGTGAAGTCATGTTTGTGACAAGTACTGTTCTTTACCAAAGATGCATGAAGGTGTTTTCACACAATCAGAATTTTACTAAACTGGGAATAACATCCACAAGTCATTAGGGAACAAACAAGTTCACACTTGGGTTAGACTGAGTCTTCAAATCTTGGTAATGGACATGTGCAGGTCGAAGGATTCTTTTCAAGTTCCTGGCGAAGTTTCACATTCTTAGTTTTCATAGTAGAACCATTTGTCGACTGAAAAAGAATAAGATGATCACATTAATACATTCTATGAGCTTTTTAAGGATCAACACAGTTTTGTtacaacataaatataaaaataaaataaaatagcaaaCATTCACCTGAGCTTGGAATTGGTTCGTCAGGTCCAAAAGTACCGGCCTGtgaaagttattaaaaaaattaagaatgtTGCAGTTTTTCACATAACATTTGAGATTTTTAGCctacagtgttttgcaaaagtgtACATACTTGAAACAAActtgaacttttccatatttctgtctatttacaaccacaaacctgtgttgatttaaatcatatttagctctattcatcttcccatcaactctcatTAGCGTCCCTGTTCATGCTGAATataaaagcattcccacagcatggtgccatcaccatgtttcaaagTTAACATGGTGTGTTAGGGGTGCTGTGCGGCATTAGTTTTCCACACCACACAGCGCATTGTATGTAGACCATAATGCTCTGTTTTGGTGTTATCTGACTAAAGCACCTTCTCCAGCATGCTGGCTGTGACAGTTGGTGGGACATTTTTTACATATCAGAGTAAACATAACTGAATAAAACTTTGTAagatattttgaaaaacaaataaaaatcaaattttccttgatacttttgaaaggcactgtaaatatttcatgCTCATTCAATTACTCAAAGGTGGTAATGCACTTTTTAATGTTCTAAAGGTTATGAAAGGATTATAAGTGCttcaccaaaaagaaaaaaaaaaaaaactcttccgCTCCCAAAGCAGTTGAATGATTATTTTCCTTTAGCTACCTTCTAATAAGTAGCTAATTTTTGCACTTGGGCCAGTTTGTCATCTTTGCTCGGTTTAAAGAAGGAACTGTAATAAATATCTAAGATGGAATATTTGAACGTTAGATGAACTTACAGACTTAACCACAGCTTCAGCATCTGCAGCAGAGCAGCAGAAGGGACTGTCAGAGACACTGGTGTTCAtgctgtataaaaaaaaaaacaaagaaaagactttttcacatatttgatttcataataaaaacattttacacacacagcTCTCTGTCTTAGCCTTAATAGTGCCTTACAAAGGCATACCTGTTTAATTTAGTTGTTTATTTCAGACAggaataaataattatattgagcaataaaaataaataaaaatacagtttacaGAGTCTGAGAATCTAGGATAAATACATAATATGCACACTTTCCAAAAAGGCCTTAACTGAGTTTATAAATGTACAATCTTCCAGCAAATCATTGTCTGTATTTCACAcaatatgaaaagaaaatacttaaaataaGTACATAATAACATTTCTATACTTATTTTTAGACAATGAACAAAATGTAAATCTAAACCAAAAAGTTATCAGACAAAAGCTCAGACTTTCTCTTGTTTTATCTTTGTAAACCTTTCCTACTTTCATTCAAAGCTTGTAGAAATTTGTGTTTATCATGGACATTCTTTTGGAATATATATTTAAACCTTTCAAATGTCtggctttcttttattttcttattgaaACATTCCCAACTGAAACAGTGATATAGTAGTATATTTGGCAAAATGTGAATTTGCTGGCTCTCCAaataaagctttatttaaaatccTGATGGCTCTTTATTTAAGAATTAAGACTTAATTGGTTATGGTATTATATGTTTCCCAACAAATTTCCAAACATTAAATTATACATGTAAATACAAACTGTTTAGAATGTACATTAAAGCAGAGTTATCACATATTTCAATGTTTAGATTAATCTGAACATTTAAATTGTATATGTGATTTTCTGCAATGGATGAGTCATTTTCATGCACAGCAAAACAGgttgtgtcatctgcaaacagcagaatctGCAGCAGTTAAGAAACAGATGTTATTACATCATTTACTGTTTCCAATAAGGGGGATAAATGAAATGAGAATATAAGCCACTTACCAGTTTAACTCACCAGCGTTGCTCTTATTAGATATCAGTGCTTTCCAAAACTCATGTGTACTCTTCACTGTTTGTATGGCAAAGTCCTGAAAAAAAATACACTCTTCATACACTTTTGATCTTTAAATGAAGATAAATTGTCTGCTTGTAGAACATTGGCGTGACAATGactaatgtatatatatatataaatcaaatatatatattcattcattcatcttctatactgcttattccatagtggttcACAAGGGAGCctgtgcctatttccagcagtctacaggcgagaggcagggtacaccctggacaggttgccagtccaatgcagggcaacacagagacataggacaaacaaccatgtacacacactcattcacacacctatgggcaatttagagagaccaattaaccaaatAGTCAAGCCGGAGTactcggtgagaacccacacatgcatggggagaacatgcaaactctatgcagaaagactgcCGGCTGGGAGtccaacccaggaccttcttgctgcaaggcaacattgctaccaactgcgccagtTGGCGCAGcacggtatatatatatatatatatgtatatatataaatgtatatatgtgtTTGCATTTCGTTTTTataaggattaaaaaaaaaaatacataaagctCCCTGTTATATGTCTAATATTTTCaacagagtgaaacaatattttACACTGAATACCCTGTCTTTGAAGTCACCATTGAAAGCAAACTCGTTTTCAGGTTTTCCATCAGGGACTTTGTATCGCCTGAACCAGTCGACAGTTGCTTCAAGATATCCTGGCTTAAGCCGCTTCACGTCATCAATATCTGCAACCCatcaacacaacaaaaaaagcataaacacGCTATATGTATTGTATTACAGTAAACATCTATGACAGGATGCTCCTACTGTTAAAATCGCCTGCATCTGGGTCCTCAGTATTGATCACAATGACCTTCCAGTCAGTTTCACCCTCATCAATCAAAGCCAGGGTTCCCAACACCTTCACTTTGATTATTTCTCCTTGAGAGCACACCTGAAAGTAACAGCCAGATTTCTAAAAAGGCCAGCTAACTGTTGGATCTATAGGAGCCTCTTCAGCAGCTTTCAGTACCTGGTTTCCAATGTCACAGATATCAATAGGATCATTGTCTCCGCAGCATCCTGTGTGGCTGTCCTTGTGGTTGGGATCCTCCCACGTCTGATACAAAGAAGATCAAATGGTAATTTGAACAGATTTTCTGAAGTTTAAATGGATTTAGATGGAGATAAACTTGCCTGTGGAATAGCCCCATAATTCCAGATATAACCTTTGTGGGGAAACACATTGGGTACGTAACGAAGGGTCCCCTTCTTCACATCCTGCTTTAGAGGATTAAGAGGATCC encodes:
- the ppa1a gene encoding inorganic pyrophosphatase 2, mitochondrial; protein product: MSFTIEERGRPNTQDYRVFFKNSDGKYISPFHDVPIYANEAENIFHAIVEVPRWTNAKMEIATKDPLNPLKQDVKKGTLRYVPNVFPHKGYIWNYGAIPQTWEDPNHKDSHTGCCGDNDPIDICDIGNQVCSQGEIIKVKVLGTLALIDEGETDWKVIVINTEDPDAGDFNNIDDVKRLKPGYLEATVDWFRRYKVPDGKPENEFAFNGDFKDRDFAIQTVKSTHEFWKALISNKSNAGELNCMNTSVSDSPFCCSAADAEAVVKSAGTFGPDEPIPSSVDKWFYYEN